Proteins encoded in a region of the Triticum dicoccoides isolate Atlit2015 ecotype Zavitan chromosome 3A, WEW_v2.0, whole genome shotgun sequence genome:
- the LOC119272086 gene encoding probable calcium-binding protein CML41 — protein sequence MATIEVSKPPSSKRMSPKGSFKLSLLACGHCKATTVSPPDSPTGAGARSLSSSASSSAGTSRDRQAELREIFRHFDRDMDGRISGRELREFFASMGDGGAEAALELDAAGDLMLGFEDFVRIVERKGGEEEEREDLRRAFQAFEAVKGSGRITPRGLQRVLSQLGDDPSVAECEAMIRAYDDDGDGELDFHDFHRMMSHD from the coding sequence ATGGCGACCATCGAGGTCTCCAAGCCACCGTCATCCAAGCGCATGTCCCCGAAGGGGAGCTTCAAGCTGAGCCTGCTCGCCTGCGGCCACTGCAAGGCCACCACAGTCTCGCCCCCGGACTCCCCCACCGGCGCCGGCGCGCGGTCGCTCTCGTCCTCGGCGTCGTCCTCCGCGGGGACCTCCCGCGACCGCCAGGCGGAGCTGCGGGAGATCTTCCGCCACTTCGACCGCGACATGGACGGCCGGATCTCGGGCCGGGAGCTCCGCGAGTTCTTCGCGTCCatgggcgacggcggcgcggaggCCGCGCTGGAGCTCGACGCGGCCGGCGACCTCATGCTGGGGTTCGAGGACTTCGTCAGGATCGTGGAGCGCAagggcggggaggaggaggagcgcgaggACCTGCGGCGCGCGTTCCAGGCCTTCGAGGCCGTCAAGGGCTCCGGCCGGATCACGCCGCGCGGCCTGCAGCGCGTGCTCAGCCAGCTCGGCGACGACCCGTCCGTCGCCGAGTGCGAGGCCATGATACGGGCctacgacgacgacggcgacggcgagctcgattTCCACGATTTCCACCGCATGATGAGCCATGACTAG
- the LOC119272087 gene encoding protein DETOXIFICATION 33-like, which translates to MVAPAAEAEAVAMAGRKTLPDECKTLWQIAGPVILTGVFQFLIGFVTVAFVGHIGKVELAAVSIVIGVIEGLGFGLLLGMGSALETLCGQAVGAGQLHTLGVYMQRSWIICLATAVALLPVYIFTDPILRLLRQSPEISAVAGRYARWCVPQLLAYAVNFPMQKFYQAQSRVWVMTLISGAAVGLHALINWVVVARLRRGLLGAAMVGNASWWLINAAQFLYVVGGSFPEAWTGFSRKAFASLAGFVRLSLASAVMLCLEMWYYTAVIILVGCLKNPEIQVGAVSICMNYNIWTLMVSVGFNAAVSVRVANELGAKHPKAAKFSVVVAVATSAAVGLVFTLVALLARKQLPRLFTDDELVVKEAAKLGYLLAATIGLNSIQPVLSGVAIGAGWQSLVAWVNIGCYYLIGLPLAAVLGFKLKLNATGIWVGMLIGTVLQTVILFMILFRTKWHKEAMLAEERVRNWGGNVELPTVQEAR; encoded by the exons ATGGTGGcaccggcggcggaggcggaggcggtggcgATGGCCGGCCGCAAGACCTTGCCGGACGAGTGCAAGACCCTGTGGCAGATCGCTGGGCCGGTCATCCTCACCGGCGTCTTCCAGTTCCTCATCGGCTTCGTCACCGTCGCCTTCGTCGGCCACATCGGCAAGGTCGAGCTCGCCGCCGTCTCCATTGTCATCGGCGTCATCGAAGGCCTCGGCTTCGGCCTCCTG CTGGGCATGGGGAGCGCCCTGGAGACGCTGTGCgggcaggcggtgggggccgggcaGCTCCACACGCtgggcgtctacatgcagcgctcCTGGATCATCTGCCTCGCCACGGCCGTCGCCCTGCTCCCGGTCTACATCTTCACGGACCCCATCCTCCGCCTGCTCCGGCAGTCCCCGGAGATCTCCGCCGTGGCCGGGCGGTACGCGCGCTGGTGCGTGCCGCAGCTCTTGGCCTACGCCGTCAACTTCCCCATGCAGAAGTTCTACCAGGCGCAGAGCCGAGTGTGGGTCATGACGCTCATCTCCGGCGCCGCCGTCGGCCTGCACGCGCTGATCAACTGGGTCGTCGTCGCCAGGCTCCGCCGCGGCCTCCTGGGCGCCGCCATGGTCGGCAACGCCTCCTGGTGGCTCATCAACGCCGCGCAGTTCCTGTACGTCGTCGGCGGCTCCTTCCCGGAGGCGTGGACCGGGTTCTCGCGCAAGGCCTTCGCCAGCCTCGCCGGCTTCGTCAGGCTCTCCCTCGCCTCCGCCGTCATGCTCTG CTTAGAGATGTGGTACTACACGGCGGTGATCATTCTAGTGGGTTGCCTGAAGAACCCAGAGATTCAAGTCGGGGCCGTCTCCATATG CATGAACTACAACATCTGGACACTAATGGTATCCGTTGGTTTCAATGCCGCCGTGAG TGTTCGCGTGGCGAACGAACTTGGCGCCAAGCACCCGAAAGCGGCCAAGTTCTCGGTCGTGGTGGCGGTGGCCACGTCGGCCGCCGTCGGGCTCGTCTTCACGCTCGTCGCCCTCCTGGCGAGGAAGCAGCTGCCTAGGCTTTTCACCGACGACGAGCTCGTCGTCAAGGAGGCCGCGAAGCTGGGGTACCTTCTGGCAGCCACCATAGGCCTCAACAGCATTCAGCCGGTGCTATCAG GAGTGGCCATTGGAGCTGGGTGGCAGTCCTTGGTCGCCTGGGTCAACATCGGCTGCTACTATCTCATCGGCCTGCCCCTCGCAGCTGTCCTCGGCTTCAAGCTGAAGCTTAACGCAACG GGGATTTGGGTGGGGATGCTGATCGGCACGGTTCTGCAGACCGTCATCCTGTTTATGATCCTCTTCAGAACCAAATGGCATAAAGAG GCTATGCTGGCGGAAGAGCGGGTGCGGAACTGGGGAGGAAACGTCGAGCTGCCGACCGTCCAAGAAGCAAGATGA